A genomic window from Salvia splendens isolate huo1 chromosome 11, SspV2, whole genome shotgun sequence includes:
- the LOC121754149 gene encoding glucan endo-1,3-beta-glucosidase 14-like, whose translation MANLPTKASFLHFVLGFFLTLAGFGFIQEAQSLGINYGQVGNNLPPPQKVLELLRSLKLNKARIYDTNPQILTAFANSNVDLIVTVENDMLATLSDPNQALQWVQTRIKPYFPTTKITEIAVGNEVYTGEGTALLAQLVPAMVSIHAALARHGLDRSIKVSTPNNLAVLEESYPPSAGRFRPEVAAIMPQFLRFLAATRAPFWINAYPYFAYEDSPDKIRIDYVLLNPNPGMVDPNTGLHYDNMLYAQVDAVIYAMARLGFGGIEVRVSETGWPSRGDVNEVGATFQNAAVYNRNILRRQQRNEGTPLRPNAGLEIYVFALFNEDMKPGPTSERNYGLFQPDGTMAYNVGLSQLSTTSSTSASTSTSASTSASIFLTSDATKVNQIGYLSFPYSIFLYFLGFQVFVRRHC comes from the exons ATGGCAAATCTTCCCACCAAGGCCTCCTTCTTACATTTTGTTCTTGGATTCTTTCTCACTTTAGCAG GTTTCGGTTTCATACAAGAAGCTCAATCACTAGGCATAAACTACGGCCAAGTGGGGAACAACCTCCCGCCGCCGCAGAAGGTTCTCGAACTCCTCCGCTCCCTCAAGCTAAACAAAGCCCGAATCTACGACACCAACCCGCAAATCCTCACCGCATTCGCCAACTCCAACGTGGACCTAATCGTGACCGTCGAAAACGACATGCTCGCAACCTTATCCGACCCGAATCAAGCTCTCCAGTGGGTCCAAACCCGCATTAAACCTTACTTCCCGACAACGAAAATCACCGAGATCGCCGTCGGGAACGAGGTCTACACCGGCGAGGGCACCGCCCTCCTCGCCCAACTCGTCCCGGCCATGGTCAGCATCCACGCCGCCCTCGCCCGCCACGGCCTCGACCGCTCCATCAAAGTCTCCACCCCCAACAACCTCGCGGTTCTTGAGGAATCCTACCCGCCCTCGGCGGGCAGGTTCCGCCCTGAAGTGGCCGCCATAATGCCGCAGTTCCTGCGGTTTCTGGCGGCCACCAGGGCGCCTTTCTGGATAAACGCGTACCCGTACTTTGCGTACGAGGACAGCCCGGATAAGATCCGGATCGACTACGTGCTTCTCAACCCGAACCCGGGGATGGTCGACCCGAACACCGGGCTGCATTACGACAACATGCTTTACGCGCAGGTGGATGCGGTGATTTACGCGATGGCGAGACTGGGGTTCGGGGGGATCGAGGTGCGGGTGTCCGAGACGGGGTGGCCGTCGCGGGGGGACGTTAATGAGGTGGGCGCCACTTTCCAGAATGCGGCGGTATATAATCGGAATATATTAAGGAGGCAGCAGCGGAATGAGGGGACCCCGCTGCGGCCTAATGCCGGGCTGGAGATATATGTGTTTGCTTTGTTTAATGAGGATATGAAGCCCGGCCCGACTTCCGAGAGGAATTACGGGCTTTTCCAGCCCGATGGGACGATGGCATACAATGTAGGACTATCCCAATTGTCTACAACTTCCTCTACCTCTGCCTCTACTTCCACCTCTGCCTCTACTTCGGCATCAATCTTTTTAACTTCCGACGCAACCAag GTTAACCAGATAGGATATTTGAGCTTCCCATACTCAATATTCCTATATTTTCTGGGCTTCCAAGTTTTTGTGAGAAGACATTGCTAA
- the LOC121756063 gene encoding dammarenediol II synthase-like: MEESRYITTGCMEKSLQMVCWFAHDPNCEEFKYHLARVPDYMWLAEDDMKMLGIGSQLWDSVLATQAIISTGMVEEYGDSLKESQVNQNPKGDYPAMYRHFTKGSWTFSDQDQGWAVSDCTSEALKCLLMLSKMSTEIAGDKADAARLHEAVNGLLYLQSPLSGGFAIWEPPVPQPYLQILNPSEIFADIVVESEHVENTACIIQALISFNRLYPGHRTNEIEASVAHALKFLEGRQRPDGSWYGYWGICFLYGTCFVLGGLAAAGKTYESSEAVRKAVNFYLTTQNEEGGWGESLESCPCMKYIALEGNRTNLVQTSWAMLGLMYAGEAERDPKPLHRAAKLLINAQMDDGDFPREDITGVYMKNCMVHYAQYRNIFPLWALGEYRKRVWSSRCS, encoded by the exons ATGGAA gagAGCCGATACATCACCACTGGATGCATGGAGAAG AGTCTGCAGATGGTGTGTTGGTTCGCCCACGATCCAAACTGTGAGGAATTCAAGTACCACTTAGCTAGAgttcctgattacatgtggctGGCGGAAGACGACATGAAGATGTTGGGCATCGGAAGTCAGCTTTGGGACAGTGTTCTCGCGACTCAAGCGATTATCTCAACCGGGATGGTAGAGGAATACGGAGACTCTCTGAAGGAGTCTCAGGTGAATCAGAATCCCAAGGGGGATTACCCGGCCATGTATCGTCACTTCACTAAAGGCTCATGGACTTTCTCCGATCAAGATCAGGGATGGGCCGTCTCCGACTGCACCTCTGAAGCACTAAAGTGTCTGCTCATGCTGTCGAAGATGTCTACTGAAATTGCCGGAGATAAGGCTGACGCTGCGCGCTTGCACGAGGCTGTCAATGGGCTACTTTATTTGCAG AGTCCTTTGAGCGGCGGATTTGCGATATGGGAGCCGCCAGTTCCGCAGCCGTATCTGCAGATTTTGAACCCTTCGGAGATCTTTGCAGACATCGTGGTCGAGTCAGA GCATGTGGAGAACACTGCTTGTATAATCCAAGCACTGATCTCGTTCAACCGTTTGTACCCGGGGCATCGAACCAATGAGATCGAGGCCTCTGTTGCACATGCATTGAAGTTTCTTGAAGGAAGGCAACGGCCTGATGGTTCATG GTATGGATACTGGGGAATTTGCTTCTTGTACGGAACGTGCTTCGTCTTGGGAGGACTTGCTGCAGCCGGGAAGACGTATGAGAGCAGCGAAGCAGTGCGAAAAGCTGTGAATTTCTACTTGACAACACAGAATGAGGAAGGTGGATGGGGAGAAAGCCTTGAGTCTTGCCCATGCATG AAATACATTGCATTGGAGGGCAACCGAACGAATTTGGTTCAGACGTCATGGGCAATGCTCGGTCTCATGTATGCCGGAGAAGCAGAGAGAGATCCGAAACCTCTACACAGAGCAGCAAAGCTGTTGATCAATGCACAAATGGACGATGGAGATTTCCCTCGGGAG GACATAACAGGGGTGTACATGAAGAACTGCATGGTGCATTACGCGCAATACAGGAATATATTCCCACTCTGGGCGTTGGGAGAGTATCGTAAACGAGTCTGGTCATCACGATGCTCGTAA
- the LOC121756578 gene encoding calcyclin-binding protein-like: protein MASCDDLALDIEELKQLQSIAKRPRVVSLISSEILNLEKQLSNAASRKMPTPASVVDTPAPISSAPKAVSSSSLLSYVPLSSFSWDQDNDQVKIYIPLEGVDREKVEADFKPMSVDIKLHDVQGKNYRCAVPKLCKEVAPEKCKFIVKPKRVVVVLAKAAKGSWLDLHFKEDKLKPPSLEKERDPMAGIMDLMKNMYEEGDEDMKRTIAKAWSDARSGKAADPLQSYR from the exons ATGGCGAGCTGCGATGATTTAGCTCTGGACATCGAGGAGTTGAAGCAGCTTCAAAGCATCGCGAAGCGACCGCGCGTCGTTTCTCTCATTTCCTCTGAGATTCTCAACCTGGAGAAG CAATTATCGAATGCAGCGTCTCGAAAAATGCCTACTCCAGCTTCAGTAGTTGACACACCAGCCCCGATTTCAAGTGCTCCGAAGGCTGTATCCAGCAGCTCTTTGTTGAGTTATGTTCCTCTCAGCTCCTTCAGCTGGGATCAGGATAATGATCAAGTAAAG ATTTATATACCGTTGGAAGGTGTTGATCGAGAGAAAGTTGAGGCTGATTTCAAGCCAATGTCTGTTGATATCAAGCTACATGACGTCCAAGGAAAGAACTATCGTTGTGCAGTGCCAAAGCTCTGCAAAGAGGTCGCACCTGAGAAATGTAAGTTcattgtgaagccaaagagaGTGGTTGTCGTTCTGGCCAAAGCTGCCAAGGGAAGCTGGTTGGATTTGCACTTCAAAGAAGATAAG CTGAAGCCACCGAGTTTGGAGAAAGAGCGGGATCCAATGGCCGGGATAATGGACTTGATGAAG AACATGTACGAGGAAGGTGATGAGGATATGAAAAGAACAATTGCTAAAGCATGGAGCGATGCAAGATCTGGCAAAGCGGCTGATCCTTTACAAAGCTATCGTTGA